The Vitis riparia cultivar Riparia Gloire de Montpellier isolate 1030 chromosome 3, EGFV_Vit.rip_1.0, whole genome shotgun sequence genome includes a region encoding these proteins:
- the LOC117910966 gene encoding anthocyanidin 5,3-O-glucosyltransferase-like, giving the protein MKDTVVLYPSTGISHVIPMVEFGQHLLTRYPSFSITILISTLPSDTASTAAYIASVAAATPSITFYHLPTVSYPNPASYPALCFEFMALNNNNLRQFLESMSQTSSIKAFIIDLFCNSSFEVSVNLNIPTYYFRSSGANALAVFLYLPTIDRNMKKSLKDDLNMHLHVPGLPSIVASDMPLPFLDRTTKAYRYFIDSAEQMAKSSGIIVNTFELLESRALKAILEGLCTPDWPTPPIFCIGPSVLSSNRAGGGSSSDEHEWLSWLNLQPSQSVVFLSFGSMGRFSVEQLKEMATGLEKSGLRFLWVVRNPPSDEKEKNISDAPEPSLDSFFPEGFLERTKDRGFVVKSWVAQVAVLNHGSVGGFVTHCGWSSVVESVCAGVPMVAWPLQAEQRIIRVFLVEELKGALAVNQSENGFVSATELENRVTELMDPEKGKPLRDRVTAMRDGAKAAIGEGGSSRVALAKLIGSFKRA; this is encoded by the coding sequence ATGAAGGACACCGTAGTTCTGTATCCTTCTACAGGTATCAGCCATGTCATTCCCATGGTAGAGTTTGGACAACACCTGCTCACTCGCTACCCTTCCTTCTCCATCACCATCCTCATTTCCACTTTACCTTCTGACACCGCCTCCACTGCCGCATACATCGCCTCCGTGGCTGCCGCCACCCCTTCTATTACCTTCTACCACCTCCCCACTGTTTCTTATCCCAACCCCGCCAGTTATCCAGCTCTGTGCTTTGAATTCATGGCCCTTAACAACAATAATCTCCGTCAATTCCTAGAATCCATGTCCCAGACCTCAAGTATTAAAGCCTTCATCATCGATTTATTCTGCAATTCCTCCTTTGAAGTTTCTGTAAATCTTAACATCCCAACATACTATTTCCGTTCCTCAGGGGCGAATGCGCTTGCTGTGTTCCTTTACCTCCCCACCATTGatagaaacatgaaaaaaagCTTGAAAGATGATCTCAACATGCATCTCCATGTCCCGGGGCTACCATCCATTGTAGCTTCTGATATGCCTTTGCCGTTCCTTGATCGCACGACTAAAGCCTATCGATACTTCATTGACAGCGCAGAGCAGATGGCTAAATCATCTGGAATCATCGTAAACACTTTTGAATTGCTTGAATCAAGAGCTTTAAAAGCCATATTAGAGGGTTTGTGCACTCCAGATTGGCCTACCCCACCAATTTTCTGCATTGGCCCATCAGTTTTGAGCAGCAATCGAGCTGGTGGCGGCAGCAGCAGCGATGAACACGAGTGGTTGAGCTGGCTCAACCTGCAACCGAGTCAAAGCGTGGTGTTTCTGAGTTTCGGTAGCATGGGGCGGTTCTCTGTAGAGCAATTGAAGGAAATGGCAACTGGGCTTGAAAAAAGTGGCCTGAGGTTTTTGTGGGTGGTGCGCAATCCACCTAGTGATGAAAAAGAGAAGAACATTTCCGATGCACCAGAGCCGAGCTTGGACTCATTCTTCCCTGAAGGGTTCCTTGAAAGAACAAAGGATAGAGGTTTTGTGGTGAAGTCCTGGGTAGCACAGGTGGCGGTACTGAATCATGGCTCGGTTGGCGGTTTCGTGACTCATTGCGGATGGAGCTCAGTTGTCGAGTCAGTGTGTGCCGGGGTGCCTATGGTGGCATGGCCTCTGCAAGCCGAGCAAAGGATTATTAGGGTGTTTTTGGTGGAGGAACTGAAGGGAGCTTTGGCGGTGAACCAGTCGGAAAACGGCTTTGTGAGTGCCACTGAGTTGGAGAACCGAGTGACCGAGTTAATGGATCCCGAGAAAGGAAAACCACTAAGAGACCGAGTTACAGCCATGAGAGATGGTGCCAAGGCAGCCATAGGAGAGGGCGGGTCATCTCGAGTTGCATTGGCCAAGTTGATTGGGTCGTTTAAGCGAGCTTGA